A section of the Metabacillus endolithicus genome encodes:
- a CDS encoding Gfo/Idh/MocA family protein yields MINFAIVGAGFIAQKHIDAINNAEGANLVAVCDTNEQRLEEYKELCNVYTDLNEMLEQQTDIDVVNICVPSGLHFKLAEIIAAKGKHIVMEKPMALTSSDSEKIIAIAEKANIKLSVVHPNRFRPAIRALQDIKSKGLFGKLSHANATVRWNRGQEYYDQAAWRGTKEFDGGVLMNQAIHNLDLFIWFMGPIKSVQAMAATRLRDIETEDVAVGVVEFESGALGVIEAATTIYPKNLEESLSIFGEAGTVKVGGPNAIYFETLNVSDINEEEKNKLIENIKEDPFGKPGHQWIIEDMVRAVETNTEPVVTGKDGLAPVKLIESFLESAETGKKVFLQ; encoded by the coding sequence ATGATTAATTTTGCGATTGTAGGAGCAGGTTTTATTGCTCAAAAACATATTGATGCGATTAATAATGCTGAAGGTGCAAATCTTGTGGCTGTTTGTGACACAAACGAACAGCGCCTAGAGGAATATAAAGAGTTATGTAACGTTTATACGGATTTAAATGAAATGCTTGAGCAGCAAACGGATATTGATGTTGTAAATATTTGTGTGCCATCAGGACTTCATTTTAAGCTTGCTGAAATCATTGCAGCTAAGGGCAAGCACATTGTGATGGAAAAGCCAATGGCGTTAACGAGCAGTGATTCTGAGAAGATTATTGCGATTGCAGAAAAAGCGAATATCAAGCTTTCTGTTGTTCACCCAAATCGCTTCCGTCCAGCAATTCGTGCTCTTCAGGATATTAAATCTAAGGGATTGTTTGGTAAGCTGAGTCATGCGAATGCAACAGTTCGTTGGAATCGCGGCCAAGAGTATTATGATCAAGCTGCTTGGAGAGGAACGAAGGAGTTTGACGGCGGTGTATTAATGAACCAAGCGATACATAATTTAGATCTTTTCATTTGGTTCATGGGGCCAATTAAGTCGGTTCAAGCTATGGCTGCAACTCGTCTTCGTGACATTGAAACAGAAGATGTAGCAGTTGGTGTTGTTGAATTTGAAAGTGGTGCTTTAGGTGTGATTGAGGCAGCAACAACGATTTATCCGAAAAACCTTGAAGAATCTCTATCGATTTTCGGTGAAGCGGGTACAGTTAAAGTAGGCGGACCGAACGCGATTTATTTCGAAACATTGAATGTTAGTGATATAAACGAAGAAGAAAAGAACAAACTAATCGAAAACATTAAAGAAGATCCATTTGGCAAACCTGGTCATCAGTGGATTATCGAGGATATGGTTCGTGCAGTTGAAACAAATACAGAGCCAGTGGTAACTGGTAAAGACGGACTAGCACCTGTAAAGCTTATTGAATCGTTTTTAGAATCAGCGGAAACAGGTAAGAAAGTCTTTTTACAATAA
- the secA2 gene encoding accessory Sec system translocase SecA2, with amino-acid sequence MSVMLNQYTKLKSRSEIKKLEKLVKQINALEAELQALTDEELRAKTAQFQEAIQNGKTLKDIRVEAFAVVKEAASRVINQRHYDVQLLGGLVLTDGNIGQMQTGEGKTLMASLPSYLFALQGKGVHVITSNEYLAQRDFELIGQIHQFLGLNVGLNVADLSPVEKKAAYAADITYGTGTEFGFDYLRDHMVLSEADKVQRGHHFALIDEIDNTLIDEARTPLVIANKSTISSELFAISSMLVKSLKKEEDYELNLSYRQVHLTEQGAAKIEKAFGIDNIYSANDQVLYHFINQSLQAHFIFKKDRDYIIRDGKIELVDSFTGRVMEGRSLSYGLHQAIEAKEGLKINEENITQASVTVQNYFRMYSTLCGMTGSALPAQKEFLETYGMDVVSVPTNRPNQRIDQEDLIYKDLESKYNKVVQLVKEMNETGRPILIGTTSIEQSETISELLTKEFVKHQLLNAKSAEEEAKMISIAGQKGMITIATNMAGRGTDILLGEGVAELGGLYILGTERHESLRIDMQLRGRAGRQGDPGSTQFILSLEDHLMNQFDDEELEKYKKKIKTNEEGLVLSPNPLKFLTTVQDTVENSHYSSRIHLLKLDDVLDQQRKVTYSKRNELLNTSEIAEQFESEMNEYLDYLVKSSATDDIDVKDDKLEFFIYQINELFGLTLNKNELVDLEEDELLELVKPTATEFFASLTELLEDETVKNQVRNIMIKTLDQMWLEHMERIESLKEGIHLRGYAQEDPYRLFTMEGFELFNESMTSFQYNMATKVYAFKKSVEKEDE; translated from the coding sequence ATGTCAGTTATGTTAAATCAATATACAAAATTAAAGTCTCGTTCTGAAATAAAAAAGTTAGAAAAACTAGTAAAACAAATTAATGCATTAGAAGCAGAGCTACAAGCTTTAACTGATGAAGAGTTACGTGCTAAAACTGCACAATTTCAAGAGGCGATACAGAATGGTAAAACGTTAAAAGACATTCGTGTTGAAGCTTTTGCTGTTGTAAAAGAAGCCGCATCACGTGTTATTAATCAGCGCCATTATGACGTTCAGCTATTAGGTGGTCTTGTTTTAACAGACGGTAACATCGGGCAAATGCAAACGGGTGAAGGGAAAACATTGATGGCTTCTCTTCCAAGTTATTTATTCGCTCTTCAAGGAAAAGGCGTTCACGTCATCACTTCAAATGAATACTTAGCACAACGTGATTTTGAGTTAATTGGACAAATTCATCAATTCCTTGGATTAAACGTTGGTTTAAATGTTGCTGATTTATCACCTGTTGAGAAAAAGGCTGCATATGCTGCTGACATTACGTATGGAACTGGAACTGAATTCGGTTTCGATTATTTACGTGATCATATGGTACTCAGTGAAGCTGACAAAGTTCAACGCGGTCATCATTTTGCCCTTATCGATGAAATTGATAACACATTAATTGATGAAGCAAGAACGCCATTAGTTATTGCGAACAAATCGACTATTTCATCTGAACTTTTCGCCATTTCGTCTATGCTCGTTAAATCTCTTAAAAAAGAAGAAGATTATGAATTGAATCTTTCTTACAGACAAGTTCATTTAACAGAGCAAGGTGCTGCTAAAATTGAAAAGGCTTTTGGAATTGATAACATTTACAGTGCTAACGACCAAGTACTTTATCATTTCATCAACCAATCTCTACAAGCACATTTTATCTTCAAAAAAGATCGCGATTATATTATTCGCGACGGAAAAATCGAATTGGTTGACTCCTTCACAGGTCGTGTTATGGAAGGCAGAAGCTTAAGCTACGGTCTTCATCAAGCGATTGAAGCTAAAGAAGGCTTAAAAATTAATGAAGAAAATATTACACAAGCATCTGTTACGGTTCAAAACTATTTTAGAATGTACTCAACTCTTTGCGGTATGACAGGTAGTGCCCTTCCTGCTCAAAAAGAGTTTTTAGAAACGTACGGCATGGATGTTGTGAGTGTACCAACAAACCGTCCAAACCAACGTATTGACCAAGAAGACTTAATCTATAAGGATCTAGAGTCAAAATATAATAAAGTCGTACAACTGGTTAAAGAAATGAACGAAACAGGTCGACCAATTTTAATTGGGACAACCTCGATCGAGCAATCAGAAACCATCTCAGAATTGTTAACAAAAGAATTTGTGAAACACCAGCTGCTTAATGCAAAAAGTGCTGAAGAAGAAGCGAAGATGATATCTATTGCTGGTCAAAAAGGAATGATCACTATCGCAACAAATATGGCTGGTCGTGGAACAGATATCCTTCTAGGTGAAGGTGTTGCTGAGCTTGGCGGCCTTTATATCCTTGGTACAGAACGTCACGAAAGCTTACGTATTGATATGCAGCTAAGAGGTCGTGCCGGTCGACAAGGTGACCCAGGTTCAACACAATTTATTTTGTCATTAGAAGATCACTTAATGAATCAATTTGACGATGAAGAGCTTGAAAAATATAAGAAAAAAATTAAAACAAACGAAGAAGGGTTAGTTCTTAGTCCAAATCCGTTGAAATTTTTAACAACCGTACAAGATACTGTTGAAAACAGTCATTACTCATCAAGAATTCACTTATTAAAGCTCGACGATGTACTCGATCAACAGCGTAAAGTAACTTATAGTAAACGCAATGAACTGCTCAACACGTCTGAGATTGCCGAGCAGTTTGAAAGTGAAATGAATGAATATCTTGATTATCTAGTTAAATCTTCAGCAACAGATGATATCGACGTAAAAGATGATAAACTTGAATTTTTCATTTATCAAATCAATGAATTATTTGGATTAACACTAAACAAGAATGAGCTAGTTGATCTTGAAGAAGATGAACTATTAGAACTTGTTAAGCCGACAGCAACAGAATTCTTTGCTTCTCTAACAGAGCTATTAGAAGACGAAACAGTGAAAAACCAAGTAAGAAATATCATGATCAAAACATTAGATCAAATGTGGCTTGAACATATGGAACGTATCGAAAGCCTAAAAGAAGGCATTCACTTACGTGGCTATGCCCAAGAAGATCCTTATCGTTTATTTACAATGGAAGGCTTCGAACTTTTCAACGAAAGCATGACAAGCTTCCAATACAATATGGCAACAAAAGTGTATGCGTTCAAAAAAAGTGTAGAAAAGGAGGATGAGTAA
- a CDS encoding accessory Sec system S-layer assembly protein — protein MTTTETVETTLSIHPDWDLSKQEYYVYQFHHNQLDLLKENQISITGIKLEEFDDLIYVTAFIRNTLPKGIKFELLDLLILNKDKKAVARETFDMEKFGELPANSCRPWSFVFEKSSWNNEEGISLEDWQIAFELKKKPNAVHQLDLEQSWEENLSKERKEHFKQLVEKMPPLKQNEVNIMGLEAKFNDEQNLVVTLLIRNGSLKNIHLEQLPLVVEDANKQIVAKGVFTLNKLEVKANTSKPWTFIFPRT, from the coding sequence GTGACAACAACTGAAACTGTTGAAACAACATTATCCATTCATCCTGATTGGGATTTAAGCAAGCAAGAATATTACGTTTATCAATTTCATCACAACCAACTAGACCTGCTAAAAGAAAACCAAATTTCGATTACTGGTATTAAGCTAGAGGAATTTGATGACTTGATCTATGTCACAGCATTTATTCGTAATACCCTTCCGAAAGGCATTAAGTTTGAGCTATTAGATTTATTAATTCTCAACAAAGACAAAAAGGCCGTTGCAAGAGAAACATTCGACATGGAAAAATTCGGAGAGCTTCCTGCAAACAGCTGCCGCCCTTGGTCATTTGTTTTTGAGAAATCTAGCTGGAACAATGAAGAAGGCATTTCATTAGAAGACTGGCAAATTGCTTTTGAATTAAAAAAGAAACCAAATGCTGTCCATCAGCTAGATTTAGAACAAAGCTGGGAAGAAAACCTATCAAAAGAACGCAAAGAGCATTTCAAGCAGCTTGTTGAGAAAATGCCTCCTCTTAAGCAAAACGAAGTGAACATTATGGGGCTTGAAGCAAAATTCAACGATGAACAAAATCTTGTGGTTACCCTGCTTATCCGAAATGGTAGCTTAAAGAACATTCATCTTGAACAACTTCCACTTGTTGTTGAAGATGCTAATAAACAGATCGTTGCAAAAGGTGTTTTTACATTAAATAAGTTAGAAGTAAAAGCAAACACTAGTAAGCCTTGGACATTTATTTTCCCAAGGACTTGA
- a CDS encoding transglycosylase SLT domain-containing protein, whose product MRKLSLSLLMIVTLVLSSINLSSVEAANDELSYQKKKELIVEVAKQYNIPPEILKAIAYSETGMKQFDSNGEPIVSDDGGIGMMQITLSDQELADKKISKEKLLTDTEYNIKIGAQILNEKWSYSFIPKINGHDRSKIEHWYFAVWAFITDYQNVTIQMNMLSLIKKKFLII is encoded by the coding sequence ATGCGTAAGCTTAGTCTAAGCCTATTGATGATCGTCACGCTTGTTCTAAGTTCTATTAATCTATCATCAGTAGAAGCAGCGAATGATGAGTTATCGTATCAAAAGAAAAAAGAATTAATTGTTGAGGTAGCAAAACAATACAATATACCTCCTGAAATTTTAAAGGCCATTGCTTATAGCGAAACAGGCATGAAACAATTTGACAGCAATGGTGAACCGATCGTCAGTGATGACGGCGGAATCGGAATGATGCAAATCACTTTATCTGATCAAGAATTAGCAGATAAAAAGATAAGTAAGGAAAAGCTACTTACGGATACAGAGTACAATATTAAAATAGGTGCTCAGATCCTGAACGAAAAATGGAGTTATAGCTTCATCCCGAAAATCAATGGTCATGACCGTTCAAAAATTGAGCATTGGTACTTTGCAGTTTGGGCTTTTATAACGGACTATCAAAACGTAACGATCCAAATGAACATGCTGAGCCTTATCAAGAAAAAGTTTTTGATTATCTAA
- a CDS encoding NlpC/P60 family protein: MKKHLFIFMLCSFVFLVAHSKAFADSTINEQQFIQESKKYLGVPYRFGGMSPSGFDCSGYINYVLKGYGYSVPRTSADMYASSDLTKVSNPEVGDLVFFTTYKPGASHAGIYIGNNEFVHASSSKGITVSKLEESYWNTRYLGAKRLEGLSTYLNSVDAEAKQLWQTASQHYMSSDTTTQNQGVLSTYNEIRKQADSGAAKEYVLRTAHVIDSVNLSANLAGSTKQLTNTMITNQNLTDESVNLYHQHSSNIKKSETVYSRLYGSDLRKRFNTESITPAKIARETVIYEVSMYGLLDTIEQTVEAGNLDEAGNLLEKYDRLEKRANEIKAYGNTLHVGSYQSLNEIRTQLEERKKAVEEIILSN; this comes from the coding sequence ATGAAGAAGCACTTATTCATTTTTATGTTATGTTCGTTTGTATTTTTGGTAGCGCATTCTAAGGCCTTCGCGGATTCTACAATAAATGAACAGCAATTTATTCAAGAGAGTAAGAAGTATTTAGGAGTTCCTTATCGTTTTGGTGGAATGTCTCCAAGTGGCTTTGACTGCTCGGGATATATTAATTATGTATTAAAAGGATATGGATATTCAGTACCTAGAACCTCCGCAGATATGTATGCCTCAAGCGATCTTACAAAAGTAAGTAACCCTGAAGTTGGAGATCTTGTCTTTTTTACTACATATAAGCCGGGAGCATCACATGCTGGTATATATATTGGAAATAATGAGTTTGTTCATGCTTCATCATCTAAAGGTATTACAGTTAGCAAGCTAGAAGAATCTTATTGGAATACTAGATATCTGGGTGCTAAACGTCTTGAAGGGTTGTCTACTTATTTAAACTCTGTTGATGCAGAAGCAAAGCAGCTATGGCAAACAGCTTCTCAGCACTATATGTCATCAGACACAACAACACAAAATCAAGGTGTGTTATCAACATATAACGAAATTCGTAAGCAAGCTGATAGTGGAGCTGCGAAAGAATATGTACTAAGAACAGCTCATGTAATAGATTCAGTTAATTTATCTGCTAATTTAGCAGGAAGCACAAAGCAATTAACTAACACAATGATTACAAATCAAAATTTAACAGATGAATCAGTTAATTTATATCATCAGCATTCATCAAATATAAAGAAAAGTGAAACAGTATACAGTCGTTTATACGGTTCAGATCTACGTAAACGATTTAACACAGAATCAATCACACCAGCTAAAATTGCTAGAGAAACAGTTATCTATGAGGTATCTATGTACGGTTTACTAGATACGATTGAACAAACAGTAGAAGCTGGAAACTTAGATGAAGCTGGTAATCTACTGGAAAAGTATGATAGACTAGAAAAACGAGCGAATGAAATTAAAGCCTATGGTAATACACTTCATGTAGGATCTTACCAAAGCCTTAATGAAATAAGAACACAGCTAGAAGAACGAAAAAAGGCTGTTGAAGAGATCATTCTCTCGAACTAA
- a CDS encoding M14 family zinc carboxypeptidase, with protein sequence MFALPESTSAASYVNNNQVYTYEIMEQDIKELAQAYPDLISYKVIGKSEYGRNIYAVSLGKGTSVVQVNGSHHAREWMTTMVNMNMIDQYANAYKNGSSYHGYNVRSILNNSKIWFVPMVNPDGVTLQQFGLKKFPSSDHAAIKKMNDGSMDFRRWKANAKGIDLNRQYDADWNNICCSPGRPYFKNYPGPRANYAKETITMVDFTNKTKPEMVVSYHSSGEILYWDFHQTGSWYDRDHALAKYIGKTTGYSLVYPKGYQSGGGLTDWFISHYKRPAFTIEISPYVGETSVPLSYFSSIWNENKTIGLYAANEGHKLFLTKYNPVKAAATKKVNDAFLASKSLRPYHTSNLKTTADIKATTSFISLYNKTGSLIKTAEQSLPGLTKSDRDFLSQYIVEAKSRKLDAARFIDAVYVGDQLLEQKGRFASLINQNKIDDNFVVQYNAMSSSINKAEQVMSRIYGSQYRQLTRDKYISPSKIARESVIYEVSRYNLLKIIEKELNNEQLEQIEERFAVLERLEDRSVQIKEAGNKLYPGKYPDHPEIEEQLVTLRDSLIQQYKEIVGIDETVFFQEIEQLYADYESLTTISSDLSILDSIYHAEEQVTFIDESSLDAESKVLYDEAIIKLSELSTFKEVVLLGEEILVLQGEIEAGQSDEQKLALVNEKQQLFVEKISILVNESIKQLLQETYSIQ encoded by the coding sequence TTGTTTGCACTTCCAGAAAGCACGTCTGCTGCTTCTTATGTGAACAATAATCAAGTTTATACGTACGAAATCATGGAACAGGACATTAAGGAACTTGCACAAGCTTATCCTGATTTAATTTCATATAAAGTGATTGGGAAAAGTGAGTACGGTCGAAACATCTATGCGGTCTCACTAGGAAAGGGAACTTCCGTTGTTCAGGTGAACGGATCTCACCATGCGAGGGAATGGATGACTACAATGGTCAATATGAACATGATTGATCAATATGCGAATGCCTATAAAAATGGTTCTTCTTATCATGGATATAATGTTAGATCAATTTTAAACAATTCAAAAATTTGGTTTGTTCCAATGGTTAATCCTGATGGTGTTACTTTGCAGCAATTTGGTTTAAAGAAATTTCCTAGCTCAGATCATGCAGCCATTAAAAAAATGAATGATGGTAGTATGGATTTCCGCCGCTGGAAAGCAAATGCTAAGGGGATAGATCTTAATAGACAATATGATGCTGATTGGAATAACATCTGTTGCAGTCCCGGCCGTCCATATTTTAAAAACTACCCGGGCCCAAGAGCTAATTACGCTAAAGAAACCATTACAATGGTTGACTTTACGAATAAAACAAAACCGGAAATGGTTGTAAGCTATCATAGTAGTGGTGAAATCTTATATTGGGATTTTCATCAAACCGGTTCATGGTATGACCGAGATCATGCTTTAGCAAAATATATTGGTAAAACAACGGGATATTCTCTTGTTTATCCTAAGGGATATCAATCTGGTGGAGGACTTACAGATTGGTTTATCTCACATTACAAACGCCCTGCGTTTACGATTGAAATCTCACCATATGTAGGAGAAACAAGTGTACCACTTTCTTATTTCTCAAGTATTTGGAACGAAAATAAAACAATTGGTCTTTATGCTGCAAATGAAGGTCATAAGTTATTTTTAACAAAATATAACCCGGTAAAGGCAGCAGCAACGAAAAAAGTAAACGATGCATTTTTAGCTAGTAAGTCACTAAGACCTTATCACACAAGCAATCTTAAAACGACGGCGGATATTAAGGCTACGACTTCATTTATCTCTCTATACAACAAAACAGGTAGCTTAATAAAAACAGCTGAACAATCGCTTCCTGGTTTAACAAAGAGTGACCGTGACTTCCTATCACAATACATTGTTGAAGCGAAGAGTCGTAAGCTGGATGCAGCTAGATTTATAGATGCGGTTTATGTAGGAGATCAGCTTTTAGAGCAAAAAGGTCGTTTTGCATCACTAATTAATCAAAATAAAATTGATGATAACTTCGTGGTTCAGTATAATGCGATGTCATCAAGCATTAACAAAGCTGAACAAGTGATGAGCCGTATTTATGGTAGTCAATATCGTCAATTAACCCGCGATAAGTATATTAGTCCAAGCAAAATTGCTAGAGAATCTGTTATTTACGAAGTTTCTCGATATAATCTCTTGAAAATTATTGAGAAAGAACTAAATAATGAACAACTTGAACAGATTGAAGAGAGATTCGCTGTATTAGAACGTCTAGAAGATCGTTCTGTTCAAATCAAAGAAGCAGGTAATAAATTATACCCTGGTAAATATCCTGATCATCCAGAAATTGAAGAACAGCTTGTTACTTTGAGAGATTCATTAATTCAGCAATACAAAGAAATTGTAGGAATAGATGAGACTGTTTTCTTCCAAGAAATTGAACAGTTATATGCTGATTACGAAAGCTTAACAACAATCAGCAGTGATTTAAGCATACTTGATTCAATTTATCATGCTGAAGAACAAGTAACGTTTATTGATGAATCTTCTTTAGATGCTGAATCCAAAGTATTATATGATGAAGCGATTATTAAGCTTTCTGAATTAAGCACATTTAAAGAAGTGGTTCTACTAGGTGAAGAAATCCTTGTTCTGCAGGGAGAGATTGAAGCAGGACAAAGTGATGAACAAAAACTAGCGTTAGTAAATGAAAAGCAGCAACTTTTTGTTGAGAAGATTTCTATTCTTGTGAACGAATCTATCAAACAATTATTACAAGAAACATATTCTATTCAATAA
- a CDS encoding acyltransferase, producing the protein MTKSRIFYFDNLRIVATFAVVLLHAAAPILYKFQTVTSTTWWTGNIYDSLTRWCVPIFFMLSGALLLNPDRTDKPMIFIRKRISKVIIPLLGWSTFYLIVQINREVIINDPFMITKAFFENDIYYHLWFLYVIIAIYLILPVLKVYIAGASQKNLQYYLLLCFIVTSVFSYISKFHEVTVDIKVEAATGYIGYFFLGYYLHRYGLSRITKIVMYLLAIIASIVIIRGTYDLTVQNEGFFDGFFYHYLNMPVVFLSIAVFIFFQDFKFDLGRFFLFSLINKTSLGIYLLHPYIFLLLLENYDIHAHTVRAWLAFRY; encoded by the coding sequence ATGACTAAATCGAGGATCTTTTATTTTGATAATTTACGAATTGTCGCAACCTTTGCAGTTGTACTTTTACATGCTGCTGCCCCTATTTTATATAAGTTCCAAACGGTAACAAGTACAACCTGGTGGACAGGTAATATTTATGATTCTTTAACAAGATGGTGTGTACCAATCTTCTTTATGCTAAGTGGCGCTCTATTGCTTAATCCCGATAGAACAGATAAGCCAATGATCTTTATCCGTAAACGCATTAGTAAAGTAATTATCCCCTTACTTGGATGGAGCACCTTTTATTTAATTGTTCAAATCAATCGAGAGGTCATTATCAATGATCCTTTCATGATTACCAAAGCTTTTTTTGAAAATGACATCTATTATCATCTTTGGTTTTTATATGTCATTATTGCGATTTACCTTATCCTACCTGTTTTAAAAGTGTATATCGCTGGCGCAAGTCAGAAAAATTTGCAATATTATTTACTGCTTTGCTTTATCGTAACAAGTGTATTTAGTTATATTAGTAAATTTCATGAAGTAACAGTGGATATAAAGGTTGAAGCTGCAACTGGCTATATCGGCTATTTCTTTTTAGGCTATTACTTGCATCGTTATGGATTGTCCAGGATCACAAAGATCGTGATGTATCTACTCGCAATTATTGCAAGCATCGTGATCATTCGCGGAACTTATGACTTAACCGTGCAAAACGAAGGCTTCTTTGATGGATTTTTCTATCATTATTTAAATATGCCTGTTGTGTTTCTATCTATCGCGGTGTTTATATTCTTCCAGGACTTTAAGTTTGATTTAGGTCGGTTCTTTTTATTTTCGTTAATTAATAAAACCAGCTTAGGAATTTATCTTCTTCACCCATATATTTTCCTACTTCTTTTGGAAAACTACGATATTCACGCTCATACCGTGCGTGCCTGGCTGGCATTCCGATATTAG